The following nucleotide sequence is from Salvia miltiorrhiza cultivar Shanhuang (shh) chromosome 7, IMPLAD_Smil_shh, whole genome shotgun sequence.
TCAAATGGGATCCCACCAGAATACGATGAAATATATACCTTTTGTATCCCAGCACGTTTCCCATCGCCTCCCAGCCAACTCTTCCCATCAGACTGTAACCAAAAAGGGAAGCTGGAAACGTTTTGTGATGAAGCCACGAGCAACCAGTCGTCATCAAGCTTGTGAGCATATTTCAAAGTGGAGAAAAGGTCTGCCAAGAGAATGGTGTCCGGATCAATCAATACAGAAATATCTGATGAGGATGACAGAGATCGTGCAACCATTGAATGGAAAAAGGGGGTACCCATGAACCTAGTAAATGTTAGTAACAAATCAGTCCATTATCTGAGCAAATCACTCCCACATTGCTTATCAGAATATCAAAAAACAAGATTCTTTTCAAAGTTCAGCAGATTTCAGTTACACTGCAGTCATGATCTATAATGATCTTAGCTAGATAACTATAGGCAATGAAACATGATGATTAAATCAAACTTCAAGAATGAATTTTGTAATATAACTTATATGATGTGAAGTTGGAAACATTAAGAGTAGACTCACGTGAAGTCAATCTTAGTCTCCACAGAGATTCTTGAACCAATGGAACCAGCAAAGGAGAAAACAGAAGGGTCTTGGCTGCAAAGAACAACATTTATATTTTCTGACAATCCAAGCCATGATCTTACAGCAAGACTCTGTCTTTCGCCGATTGATCCAATAAAAGGCCTCGGGGCTGTAAAGATAGTGATAATGGGGatacttaaatcatcaaagcCAACACCGGAAACACCCGGTTTCTTGATTTTGATCTTGATCTGTTCTTTCAGCATTTGAGTGCCGTAGAAGGACACACCAATCAAGAAGAATCCACACATCCAAACAAGCCAAAGCCCACTTTGCAGAATCTGCAAAATAAATTGGggaaaaaaactcaaaaatgaCAAGCATAGAAAATGCTCGACGATTGTACTCAACGAACTTGGAAAATTCAAATCTTCATTACCTTCTTGTTATAGATAGTGGATAAGAAAAGTGAATAGCTGGAATCCATGTCCGCCCTTTGATTTGAAATAAATGAATCGAAGAAGTGAGAATTTCTTTCTGCGCCCCCTTTAAGCATTAACAAGGGGATTCAAGGAGTGAAGAAAACGCAACGACAATACTGATTATGGGCTTTGCAGGCAAAACCATGTGACGGCATCACAATCTTCACCACTTACGATGCTACAGAAGTTCGTCAATTttaattgcgaaaaataaaattctGGGAAATGCGTGCAATGCCCGATGCCGAGCTGAACATCCATGTATATTTAATCACGAGTAGAGTTAAACTCCTCAGATTAAATGATGGGGCAGAGAAGAAGTAGCATATATTCAaatcatttctttctttttctccgTTTCAGTTGTCAACTGGCACAAAAAGTGGGGCTGGTAAAAAGTTTCAAGCTTGAAAATTTGATAGAGATCGAGTTGGCTGCACAGATGTTGAAGTCGAAACGGAAAAAGATGAATTCGGTAGTGGTGCATTTGCGAATTCAAAGCTCAAAGTTGCACTTGCAGACTGATGTAACGGTTTCTGAATTGTTAGTTATTTAATACTCCCAGCGTCTCATTTGGCTTGGATTTGTATTCTTTTCGGTTCCATTTGACttcattgttttatttttgaaaatcatttgatattagattaaatatgtgtccacataatttatattataatttaccTTCTTAGAAAACTTTGTTGGAAAACATAAGCCATGTAAAGTGAGACGGAGATTGTGCAATTTTCTTTAATTAGCGTGTAACTCGTCAAAATTCGACGGAGAACCACTTTACATCGTAATTTATAATAAGTGTACATCATTTATAGTCATAGATTCATAGCATATGAAATggtttttaaaattgaattagatAACTTCAATTTAGAGTTTTCACATCTACGCTAAACTCAATTTCCCTCGAACCAAAgtcaaataattgaatttttttttattcgatTATTGATTGATCCAGTTAAATCAAGTAACATTTTTAATTCTGAAAAAATTAGTAATAAGTCGTACTGAAGTtggttgattttattttataagaaataactaaactaaattatttgatcttttttaattttataaaataaagcataacatagaatttattaattaactacttcaaataaattaacaatGTGCTTTTGTATGTAcaatactccatccatcccgAAATAATCAGTACTTTTTGTATGGAATACTATAACTCTAATTTACACTATTTCGAgccaattttttatatattataaaaaaaatattttatatgaaaACCAATTTTGATAATTCATTTAATCAAGATTTATGGACCAGATTGTTGTGGTgagttttatttataaaaaaattaaactagtAAATCAAAGAGCAAATGGTGAAAACTTGATGAGATGTGAGACTTTAGCTGAAAAGCGTGTGAGATTCTAGGCGAGTCCTTGAAGTCCAAACTTCTTAATTGAAATTACAGTGGTTAACAAATGTTGTGAATGAAGAGTTATGATTTTGAAGGAGTTTAAAGATTCCACATCAGAGAACActataaaaaatacaaagaaaacTTGTAGTGCCAAAAAAATGTTTACAACATTTTTAGAATAAATTCTGTACATGAAGAATCAACATGTTATCTATCTATAGATAAATCTATGTTAAGAAGAAAATTCTCGTTCAGGTCTATCACACATTGTCTTCGAGGACTAATTCATCTTTTCTTCATTCACGTGTAGACAATTAAGCGATTAGCGATTACACCATCTAAATATGTATCTTAGAGATCTCTGCGCTATCTCGCTTTAGGCCTAGTGTACTCCTTTAAGCTTGCCAAAGGTTGACCTTACTCCTTTAACTATCCTTCGTATtgactattttcaaatttcttTGCTATAATCAGAGTTGGTTCAATAATCTTGACCTTCTCAAGCGTTGATCCGATCCAATATTGACTGCATTTCTTTATCTTTGGTCTCTCTTTGATCAGTTTTCTGATTTCTATGATTAAGATTATCTTCAGCACTAACATGTTCTGCAAATTCGCTCGAGCAACATTAACCTCACTAGTCACCTCTGTAATTTATAAAAGAATATCTTTgccatataatatatttatttatgaattagttAATGAAATCTCCCATTATTCAAATTTTCGGCCTTCCAATCTCAATCTCAATCCATAAAACCTAGCCCAATAAAAATGGCAAAATATTATCCAAATCACAGATTAATTTCTAATTCCTATAATAAAGATAGTTTTTGCTATAATCCATCCTTCTATGTTTTTATATAGGAATGAATGTATGCAGATAGCGTATGCGCGCGCTTGTGTATCGTTTGTGCGAGTGATGCCATAAATTAAAGCAAAGCACGTGCATAATTGACTTCCAGAGCTGCCCATGATAGGCTTCATAGAATTAAGTCAAAAAAAGTTGGTTAGGTACTCCTCCATTTGGACGGTAATGTCCATGCTAGATCACCCCTAATGAGGATCACCCTTCAGATCCTCACACGTGGCATCTGTTCAACTTTAAGTGAAGCAGCCGGTCCACCTCGAAAACCCGGTCTTTCATACAACTAAACCAGCCTATTACCGGTTATCTTGCACTCTTTTTTGTCCTCGATTTCCGTGTAGTAGGTTTCTTGTAGAAAATGATTATTTCGTAGGTAAAGAATCCCATATTGAATTCCATCGAATTGAAGCAATTTTTGGTTGAAAGGGCCTTAGATTTAGTTGAAAATTTTGTATGTTTTCAGTGTATGATAGTTATGTTAATTCATACATCGGTTCAAATTGAATGAAGTTTTATTTGTTAATTTCTGGTATTTTGCGTAGCTGAAAATTTTCTGAGTTCGTAGGAGTTTCAACTTACAGAATGCTGGGGATTTCATTTTCACGGTTCCCGATCGTTAGTTCTGAGTAGAATTTTGTGAATTTACGGCTTTACCCTCTTGATTTTGCTTTGTTTCCAATGCGTTCGTCCTTTTTGGTCGAGAATGCCCCTTTGTATGATTTAGAAAAGGTGGCTGATGGTATACCTCAGTCCCTATCTATTCTATTTGAGGAGCAATCTGTTGGCAAACGTTCTAGCCTTTGGAGAAGCCAACAAATTCTTATTTTCTGCGTGAGTGATGCTGAGATTGAGTTAGAATTTGAAGTTTTTGAGAAGCAATCGAAGCTAAGAAGAACTGCTAGCCATGAACAACAGAGGGTCGTTTTTATTGGTTTTTTTAGTGTTGTTTTTCGTTTCTTTGGATTTGATCTTCTGTAATTGTATTTAAATATAGTTGTAATGATTTAAGTTTATTTCCGGGTTACTTTGTGTGATGAAAATGACGACCTTGTTGTAGTTTGTTTGAATATCTTTGTTTTTGTTGGATTGTTAATGGTGTAGAATGTCTTTGAGGATTGTTTCAACATGTTGAGTTTGGGGTATAACTGTTTGAAAATTCCAGTTAAATCGGGAAAcgtatatatataggtatttttttccttttttgtgcTTTTGTGTTTAATGAAAATAATGGCCCAGCCCGTGGGGTCAAAGTTCAAAAGTTTCTGGAAATTTTAACATCTTTAGTGGAGTTACTCTTTTAGAGACAGTGACATATATATCTTGTTATTTCATTTATTGTTTTATGGTTAGGTGGTCCTGCTTGTAAATTTAGTGTTGGTGttttgcttgttttttttttttttttttatcttgtgGTGTTGTATTTAAATATCGTTGAAATTATTTAAGTTAATTTCCTGGTTACTTTATGTGATTAAGAGGACCACTTTGTTATAGTTTGTTTGAATATGTTTGTGTTTGTTGGATTGTTGATGTTGTAGTGTCTTTGAGAACTGTTTCAACATATTGAGGGTGGGTTACACGTGTTTAAAACTGGTTGTAAAACCTGGAAACGTAGTTAGTATATTTAATGATTATTTGTTTAATGAGAGTAAACTGAAAGCATGTTGTTGAAAAGTTGTTAAATTTCAGTTAAATTTAACATACTTGAATCTTTTTTTGTACAGACAATCTtgtaaatttttatattaaacctTAATTTTTGAAATGGGTTTAGGTGCTCTCGTCTCCGCCAGGTGTCACCTTTGGTCTTTAAACCTGTTACGGCAGCATCTTTCGGCCCAGAACTTTGCTCATGTACGTAGGTCTTGTTTCGGACCTTtgtttgatatattaaatttagagtTTCAGGGGCAACTTTATAATGTCATGTGCCGTCGATTGCAAAGTGCGTCAGAAGAAAGATTGGTATTGCAATATCGAATTGGTAATTATGTTGACAGGTTTCTAGGTTCTTCTGTATATTGATGGATAAAACCTAGATCTACACAGAAGAACATAGATCTAGGTTTTATCCATCTAATGGATGACCTTGACAGGTTTCTTCGGTATCCATGGGGCAGAATAGCATATGATTTCTTGGTCCCTCGTACCCATAATGCTAGAAAACTTATagataaaatgaaaacaaaGCAAAATAAATTGAGTGTTGAAGCGTATGGTTTTGTGCATGTGTTGCAAGCTTGGATGTATGAGATTATGCCCTCGTTGGCTGGTTTTTGCGGCAAGCAAGTAATCGAGCACGAGAACCGAATTCCTAGAATGCAGCGTTGGTCAGCAGATTCTGGTATTTTGTTCGAGCACCTCTGGCCTTACTTTTTACCTAGAGCAGGAAATGATCCGGTATGttgtatattaaatttattcacatttgaattgatttacatttttttttgttaataattGTTTATTGATTTAGGTCCCAATCATCGTATCAGCCAAGGAATATGAGATGATGGATGAGCTCGGTATTCCTTCAACGATGCATCCTGCGTCCCCTACTCTAGTTTTTAATTCCAAATCTCTTGTTAGAAAAAGACGGCTAACATACGAGGACGTCGAAACTTCTGAAAAAACTGAAGCATTGAAGGGAAGTCCATTGAAGTCTTCTAGCCGTGGTAAAAAGAAGCTGTTAAGTGGAGATCCTCCCCCTAGTACTCGATTGGTTGGAAAAACGGAGCAAATAGAAACAAAGAAGGGCCATGATGTGGATAATTACGCAGAAAATGCAGCACCTACACCTGCATTATCTAAAAATACCGTGAAGAATAATAGCAATGTAAGTTTTCTGTTTCTATTGCGGACTAAATATGGTTGTTTTGtgttttaattattgtttttggtTTTATGACAGCTCTTTGTCATATTGCTGATGAAGTTAATGGAGAAAGTTGACAAGTTAGACCAGAAAGTGGAGAAGATAGATGGCAAAGTTGAGCATCGAGACACGACTCTACACAAGGTTGTGGTAGCGAGTATTCGATCTTACTTTGATAACCAGGCCACTAGTCATCATCCCAAAAAATGCaaaggagagaaaaaaaattcaatggaGAAAATGGGAGAACACAAAAGTAGTGGAAACGTTTGTGCAGTTCTAGGTGAATCATCTACATTTCAGAATCTTGATGATTTGGGTAATAAAGGTGATCAACTCAAAGTATCAAACACTGGATGGTTCAGTAACGAATGGTTGCTTGAAGATCCTTTTGCGGTGCATGATTGTAATTATCATGAACCACCAAAGCCGGTTCCTTTAACAGATAATCCAGTGAAGAAGTCATTGAGTGTTGGTGATTCGAGGACCAAATCTGAAGGTTTTAAAGGAAAATCCTTCCTTCCACGCACTAAAGAAGGTCTTGGACACACCATGAAGACTGAGGCGATTAGTAGCTTGAAAATTCCTGGCGAAACAGAAAACTTGCTGCCTTCCCTAAATTTGGATTGCACAACGTCGTACAGCAATGGCATGCCTCAGAAAACCTCCATGGATGCGTTGAAGTTCGACCCTTCGGACTTCGACTTCAACTATGCCGAGCTCAATCCATTCCTTCGATGGCAAAAAGCAGCTTCCAGTGGTCATCGGTATGTTTTTTTTCTGTTAATTGCAGGTAAActgttattcttttttttttgtatatttgaACCACAATTATTGAATTCGTTTCAAATTGTAGCCGATATGATCGGAGGCTTCCGATTAAAATGTTGCGTGTCGCCGATAATGAGTGGTTTAATGTTATCTTAGAACGCAATGGATGGCTAGAGAGCGAGGTAACAATCCTATGATTTTAGGATTATTGTAAACGCAAATTGGCCGAAATATTAACTTCAAGTATTTTTTGCAGCATATTAATGCACTTATATATTTGCTGCTTGTTGATTTCAACAAAGACGTATCAAATCCAATAGTGAGAGATTGGTCGTGTATGGAGATGGTTTGTTGGGTATGTAGTGTATCCCTGTTTCCTTGTTTCGCATTACTTGGCTTTATTTAATACACAACAGACATCACCATTTattctttgttttttatatgtcAATAGTTGGGCTTGCGTAGTGATAACCTTGAGGAAATGGTGGGGACAGTGATGCCGTATGTCCGTGGCAGTCTGGTGACACAAATTCATGATTATGCTGTTTAAAAAAAACAGAAACTGTCCAATCACCCTCTTCCGGTCTAACGACTCGCAACCTTGCCTTACAATTTGTCCTAGTAACTTGCTTCTTATATGAGGCAATTCGTCCAACCGAACGTTTGTTATCTGGATACCCTTCACAAGAACAATGAAAAACTTTTAACTTGAGCTCCTTAGATTcgtctatttttttttgggctccCTTCTTAACACTAAAGCCAGATACAACACCATACTGGGAGTACAAGATATAAATGACATCCAGACTATCATAAACAGAACCAACCTGTAATTTATCCTCAAGTTGATTTCTTAGTGACATATATGACTCGTTATCCAGATCGGAAACACGAACCTCTTCGGAAACGCTACAGTCATTACTCTGAAAATCATTCGGATTTTCTTCATCATCAAGTTCATCAGCAGAAACGTTCAAATCGATCACCATCGGTTCGATTGTTAACAATACACGTCTAATTCATAGTTACAGATACGTCGGAAACTAATAGGATCAGTGACGAATAACTCCAAGGCACGACAGACAAGAACATGTGACCTACAAATAAAGGATTCCACTTAATACATGCAtttcacttccatttataaGTTTGAAAACGTCAATTCAGGACAACAATAGCTACATTTTACATGAATTCAGAAATTGATAGCCACAAAGTTGGAAAGTCAATGAAAAAACTTACCAGCTTTGCCGCAGCACCTATTGCGTTCGTCAGTAGATTTTAGAATTCCAGAAGCGCGTCCAGAATTTGCTTTGGTCCACGCCCTCCAACTTCGAAGATTATGAGTTCTCCCCGTTGCACCCAAATTGGAGAATGTCAAGACTTGAGGAAAAATGAAAACCACGAATATATTATACGGAGCTAAGGTGTGGGTTGCTTTTTAAACCCGAGAAAACCCAAATAAAATGTCGGAAAATTATAATCCGAGCAGAGATCTTGGACAAATTAAAGATATTTAACGGCAAGCTTCGGGTCGATACAAGAAATTTTAGAAATGATGCCGGAACTGGAGAATGTGGGGTGTGCCGGTGATGAAGAGTGTTCAGTAAGCTTCATTTCTAAAAAAACAGACAAGGCAGCAACACGTGTAATTTTTGATATATAGTGCTTATCATAagacattattattatacattatttCACATAAGaatacaaaattcatattttaaataaaaaataaatcgccaaagtttttacttttaaaaaaagaaaaaagaaaaaaaaattgcacatTAATAACaattatgattttaattttttattggaCATCATTACAAGATGGAAAAGGGTTTACATTCAGTAGCGAGAAATATGAACAAAAGATGAACGGCGCTACtagtaggggtgtaatcgaaccgagccgaaccgaatagtggtgtgctcaagtttggtttgttaagtatcgaagcgaatcccgaactttacttaccgaatactttaaggctcacgagcctaatcgagcctatacgaactttctaaatttatatttatattcaaaatattgtttattttatttaaaaaataaattatactccctccgtccactaattcatgacctaagtagcaaaacacggtttttaagaaaaagtgtatttttattagttgagtggagaaagggacccacaattaatgtattgtttattagttgagtggagaaaaagtgtattgttttgagacccaccaattaaatataaataaaaacttactaaaaatggataggccttgagttggtgggcgtcccaaaaaaggaaagaagaccttgaattagtggacggagggagtattatttaatataataaatatattaattatattcttataacaaacaaaactaattagagatttaatacaagaTTGGTACTTAGGCGCTAGTGAAGTGACGCGTTCAAGATTGAAGTCCGATTGGGGTTTCTTCGATTGGTACTGAGCGCGACGAATCTGAAGTTTGACATAGATGCGGGGTAAACGGAGAGTATAATTGACTGTCGTTAGGCGGATGGGATTTCTGCAGATCGGGATAACGGCTCCAAATTTGAAAGTTTCCATTCACTTAGTGGGAACTTGTTGGGAGG
It contains:
- the LOC130993987 gene encoding uncharacterized protein LOC130993987; amino-acid sequence: MRSSFLVENAPLYDLEKVADGIPQSLSILFEEQSVGKRSSLWRSQQILIFCVSDAEIELEFEVFEKQSKLRRTASHEQQRVVFIGALVSARCHLWSLNLLRQHLSAQNFAHVSRFLRYPWGRIAYDFLVPRTHNARKLIDKMKTKQNKLSVEAYGFVHVLQAWMYEIMPSLAGFCGKQVIEHENRIPRMQRWSADSGILFEHLWPYFLPRAGNDPVPIIVSAKEYEMMDELGIPSTMHPASPTLVFNSKSLVRKRRLTYEDVETSEKTEALKGSPLKSSSRGKKKLLSGDPPPSTRLVGKTEQIETKKGHDVDNYAENAAPTPALSKNTVKNNSNLFVILLMKLMEKVDKLDQKVEKIDGKVEHRDTTLHKVVVASIRSYFDNQATSHHPKKCKGEKKNSMEKMGEHKSSGNVCAVLGESSTFQNLDDLGNKGDQLKVSNTGWFSNEWLLEDPFAVHDCNYHEPPKPVPLTDNPVKKSLSVGDSRTKSEGFKGKSFLPRTKEGLGHTMKTEAISSLKIPGETENLLPSLNLDCTTSYSNGMPQKTSMDALKFDPSDFDFNYAELNPFLRWQKAASSGHRRYDRRLPIKMLRVADNEWFNVILERNGWLESEHINALIYLLLVDFNKDVSNPIVRDWSCMEMVCWLGLRSDNLEEMVGTVMPYVRGSLVTQIHDYAV